The following coding sequences lie in one Panicum virgatum strain AP13 chromosome 6N, P.virgatum_v5, whole genome shotgun sequence genomic window:
- the LOC120678686 gene encoding probable 4-coumarate--CoA ligase 1, whose translation MGSTEQQPPEPVAAASAVVEASPEIIFRSKLPDIAITNTLPLHRYCFERLAEVADRPCLIDGATGFVRTYAEVDRLTRRLAAALRREPFGLGRGAVVMNLVLNSAEFVLSFFAASRVGAAVTTANPMSTPHDIANQIAASGATVVFTESMAADKLPGGLTVVLIDARRDGCLHFWDDVMASVPDDEAAAAAGDQEAGDSEFDPDDVAALPYSSGTTGLPKGVMLTHRSLSTSVAQQVDGDNPNIGFTAADVILCSLPMFHIYSLNTILMCGLRVGAAIVVMRRFDLARMMELVARHRITVAPLVPPIVVAVAKSDQAAAHDLSSVRMVLSGAAPMGKDLEDAFMAKLPGAVLGQGYGMTEAGPVLSMCLAFAKEPFKVKSGACGTVVRNAELKIVDPDTGKSLGRNQPGEICIRGQQIMKGYLNNPEATKNSIDADGWLHTGDVGFVDDDDEIFIVDRLKEIIKYKGLQVAPAELEALLITHPSIVDAAVVGKQVEPEIGEIPVAFVAKAEGSELSEDDVKQFVAKEVIYYKKVREVIFVDKIPKAPSGKILRKELRKQHQQQHPQSV comes from the exons ATGGGGTCCAccgagcagcagccgccggagccggtggccgccgcctccgccgtggtGGAGGCGTCGCCGGAGATCATCTTCCGGTCCAAGCTCCCGGACATCGCCATCACCAACACCCTCCCGCTGCACCGCTACTGCTTCGAGCGGCTCGCCGAGGTGGCCGACCGCCCCTGCCTCATTGACGGCGCCACGGGCTTCGTCCGCACCTACGCCGAGGTCGACCGCCTCACCCGCCgcctcgcggcggcgctccgtcgCGAGCCGTTCGGGCTCGGCCGCGGCGCGGTGGTCATGAACCTGGTGCTCAACTCGGCGGAGTTCGTGCTCTCCTTCTTCGCCGCGTCGCGCGTCGGCGCCGCGGTCACCACCGCCAACCCGATGTCCACGCCGCACGACATCGCCAACCAGATCGCGGCGTCGGGCGCCACGGTCGTGTTCACCGAGTCCATGGCCGCGGACAAGCTCCCCGGCGGCCTCACGGTCGTCCTCATCGACGCGCGCCGCGACGGCTGCCTCCACTTCTGGGACGACGTCATGGCCAGCGTCCCCGacgacgaggccgccgccgccgccggcgaccaggaGGCGGGCGACAGCGAGTTCGACCCCGACGACGTGGCGGCGCTGCCGTACTCGTCCGGCACGACGGGGCTCCCCAAGGGCGTGATGCTGACGCACCGGAGCCTGAGCACCAGCGTGGCGCAGCAGGTCGACGGCGACAACCCCAACATCggcttcaccgccgccgacgtcaTCCTCTGCTCCCTCCCCATGTTCCACATCTACTCGCTCAACACCATCCTGATGTGCGGGCTCCGCGTCGGCGCCGCCATCGTGGTCATGCGCCGCTTCGACCTCGCCAGGATGATGGAGCTCGTGGCGCGGCACCGGATCACCGTCGCGCCGCTCGTGCCGCCCATCGTCGTCGCCGTGGCCAAGAGCGACCAGGCCGCGGCGCACGACCTGTCGTCGGTCAGGATGGTGCTCTCCGGCGCCGCGCCCATGGGCAAGGACCTCGAGGACGCGTTCATGGCCAAGCTCCCCGGCGCCGTGCTCGGAcag GGCTACGGCATGACGGAGGCCGGTCCGGTGCTGTCCATGTGCCTGGCGTTCGCCAAGGAGCCCTTCAAGGTGAAGTCCGGCGCCTGCGGCACGGTGGTGCGCAACGCCGAGCTGAAGATCGTCGACCCCGACACCGGCAAGTCCCTCGGCCGCAACCAGCCCGGGGAGATCTGCATCAGGGGGCAACAGATCATGAAAG GTTACCTGAACAACCCGGAGGCCACGAAGAACAGCATCGACGCTGACGGGTGGCTGCACACCGGCGACGTCGGGTTCgtggatgacgacgacgagatCTTCATAGTCGACAGGCTCAAGGAGATCATCAAGTACAAGGGCCTACAGGTGGCCCCTGCCGAGTTGGAGGCCCTTCTCATCACTCACCCGAGCATCGTCGACGCTGCCGTTGTTGG GAAACAAGTCGAGCCAGAAATTGGCGAAATCCCGGTCGCCTTTGTGGCCAAGGCAGAAGGGAGTGAGCTCAGCGAAGATGACGTGAAGCAATTTGTGGCAAAGGAG GTGATCTACTACAAGAAGGTCCGCGAGGTGATTTTTGTTGACAAGATCCCCAAGGCGCCATCGGGCAAGATCCTTCGCAAGGAGCTAAGGAaacagcaccagcagcagcacccaCAATCTGTGTGA